From one Erinaceus europaeus chromosome 4, mEriEur2.1, whole genome shotgun sequence genomic stretch:
- the MLN gene encoding promotilin: protein MVSCKAMAVLLMVHMAAMLASQTEAFMPIFTYSELQRMQEKEQHRGQKKSLSVQQRSEEVGPLDHAENEDNQAIRLTAPVEIGIRMNSRQLEKYRAALERLLNEALLSTQNTAK, encoded by the exons ATGGTGTCCTGCAAGGCTATGGCTGTCCTGCTCATGGTGCACATGGCTGCCATGCTGGCCTCCCAGACAGAAGCCTTCATGCCCATCTTCACGTATAGCGAGCTCCAGAGGATGCAG GAAAAGGAGCAGCACAGAGGACAAAAGAAATCCCTGAGTGTGCAGCAGAGATCTGAGGAGGTGGGCCCACTGGACCATGCAGAGAATGAAGACAACCAAGCCATCAGG CTGACTGCTCCTGTGGAAATTGGAATAAGGATGAACTCCAGGCAGCTGGAAAAGTACCGAGCCGCCCTGGAACGGCTGCTGAATGAGGCGCTGCTGTCCACCCAGAACA CGGCCAAGTGA